In one window of Nakamurella sp. PAMC28650 DNA:
- a CDS encoding phage tail protein, with protein MPNALISTDPLIAQNFFLEIDGSVVTILASVSGLDIEMEVASTQQVGKDGKSQTIKTLAGRNKAPDLSLVRMAPADSTSDKLWGWFNDIMSKGIKLGDRTNQRKNGSVVLYDSTHTEVARFNFTNGWPSKISTDQLSVDSNDPVKETITLTIERLERVK; from the coding sequence ATGCCCAATGCATTGATCAGCACCGATCCGCTCATCGCGCAGAACTTCTTCCTGGAGATCGACGGCTCCGTCGTGACGATCCTGGCCTCGGTCTCCGGGCTGGACATCGAGATGGAGGTCGCCTCCACCCAGCAGGTCGGCAAGGACGGGAAGAGCCAGACCATCAAGACATTGGCCGGACGGAACAAGGCCCCGGATCTCAGCCTCGTCCGGATGGCGCCGGCCGATTCCACCTCGGACAAGTTGTGGGGCTGGTTCAACGACATCATGAGCAAGGGCATCAAACTGGGTGACCGCACGAATCAGCGCAAGAACGGCTCGGTGGTGCTCTACGACTCGACCCACACCGAGGTCGCACGGTTCAACTTCACCAACGGCTGGCCCAGCAAGATCTCCACCGATCAGCTGTCGGTGGATTCCAACGACCCGGTGAAGGAAACCATCACCCTGACGATCGAGCGGCTCGAGCGGGTCAAGTGA
- a CDS encoding DUF6760 family protein, translating into MLRYPVDALWQEIAYLAYHLHWPLDDLLDLEHMDRVRMVRSVAGLNERAWEAVREFA; encoded by the coding sequence GTGTTGAGGTACCCCGTCGATGCGCTGTGGCAGGAGATCGCCTACCTGGCGTATCACCTGCATTGGCCGTTGGACGATCTGCTGGATCTGGAGCACATGGATCGTGTGCGGATGGTTCGTTCGGTCGCCGGGTTGAACGAGCGTGCCTGGGAGGCTGTCCGTGAGTTCGCCTGA
- a CDS encoding DUF4280 domain-containing protein: MGKPVVVAGAMTSCTFGMAPSTLMVVAPRALVEGRPVATIMDIAPMVNIVPFAMCMSLSNPTVAAATAAALGVLTPMPCVPVIPAPWTPMAPQTLWAKQPALVAGSTCSCAYGGLINIGFPGTTRTMAG, from the coding sequence GTGGGTAAGCCGGTGGTCGTAGCGGGCGCAATGACCAGCTGCACCTTCGGTATGGCGCCCTCGACGTTGATGGTGGTGGCCCCCAGAGCTCTGGTCGAAGGTCGTCCGGTCGCCACCATCATGGATATCGCGCCGATGGTCAACATCGTGCCCTTCGCCATGTGCATGTCGCTGTCCAATCCCACGGTGGCCGCCGCCACCGCTGCCGCCCTGGGGGTGCTGACCCCGATGCCGTGCGTGCCCGTGATTCCCGCACCCTGGACCCCGATGGCACCGCAGACCCTCTGGGCCAAGCAGCCGGCCCTCGTGGCCGGATCGACCTGCAGTTGCGCCTACGGGGGACTGATCAACATCGGCTTTCCCGGGACCACCAGGACGATGGCGGGATGA
- a CDS encoding phage tail protein: MSSPDSARLLGTEPPLASRFLFEVDGIEIGLFASVRGLAVSSQTEDVREGGQNGFVHHLPGRLEWPNIVFTRGVTQSDALFDWMNKTAGEGFAANQNKIARSTGAITAMSSEGARLRSWSLDSVFAVRWKGPDFDSSTDTLLSEELEVAHHGFRAANVAT; the protein is encoded by the coding sequence GTGAGTTCGCCTGATTCCGCCCGCCTGCTCGGTACCGAACCGCCGCTGGCGTCACGGTTCCTGTTCGAGGTCGACGGGATCGAGATCGGTCTGTTCGCCTCTGTTCGCGGTCTTGCTGTTTCCTCGCAGACCGAGGACGTCCGGGAAGGTGGGCAGAACGGGTTCGTCCACCACCTGCCCGGCCGACTGGAATGGCCGAACATCGTCTTCACCCGCGGTGTGACCCAATCCGACGCGTTGTTCGACTGGATGAACAAGACTGCGGGCGAGGGATTTGCGGCCAACCAGAACAAGATCGCCAGGTCGACCGGGGCCATCACCGCGATGTCGTCCGAGGGTGCACGGCTTCGCAGCTGGTCGTTGGACAGCGTGTTCGCCGTGCGGTGGAAGGGACCCGATTTCGACAGCTCGACCGACACCCTGCTGAGCGAGGAACTCGAAGTGGCGCACCACGGTTTCCGGGCCGCGAACGTGGCGACGTGA
- a CDS encoding phage tail sheath subtilisin-like domain-containing protein, giving the protein MPTYAAPGVYVEEVVSSQKVLSAAPTAIAAFVGFTEKAPTDDPADPEGLAPRLVTSWTQFESLFGSFTAGAVLPLSVYGYFANGGALAYIVRVPNTAPSGQPSRRELPAADRALGLPLAFESLEPDADLTIAVSSADSDAEGPSPFNIDLLSGGVVVESYENLGLGKGDRNVATVINATSTKVKVEVLLDAKTDLSSQIEILRPGNYALEKAASTPVAVTGRKFAGSESARSGINGLAVAEDVTIVVVPDLVTAATKADGSLDLGLWKAVQTSLITHCELNGNRMAILDAPPGMSPQQIKEWRSGVAMYDSAYAALYYPWIKVENPIGTNGDAELMIPPSGHIAGVWARTDETRGVWKAPANDTIRGCLDVEYGVTQNEQAVLNPIGINCIRPFGTRGIRIWGARTLASDTDWRYINVRRLFNMVEATIAEGTQWAVFEPNDVALWEGIKRTLNGFLRGLWSAGALFGQSADQAFYVKCDSETNPPESIDQGLLIVEVGIAPVKPAEFVVFRIAQHKQSAN; this is encoded by the coding sequence ATGCCCACGTATGCCGCACCAGGTGTCTACGTCGAAGAGGTCGTCTCGTCGCAAAAGGTTCTCTCGGCCGCCCCCACGGCGATCGCGGCATTCGTCGGGTTCACCGAGAAGGCTCCGACGGACGACCCGGCGGACCCGGAAGGTCTCGCTCCGCGCCTGGTGACCAGTTGGACCCAGTTCGAGTCGCTGTTCGGCAGCTTCACCGCCGGTGCGGTGCTGCCGCTGTCGGTCTACGGGTACTTCGCCAACGGCGGTGCGCTGGCCTACATCGTGCGGGTACCCAACACGGCGCCGTCGGGGCAGCCCTCGCGCCGCGAGTTGCCGGCTGCCGACCGCGCTCTGGGTCTGCCGCTTGCTTTCGAAAGCCTCGAGCCGGACGCCGATCTCACCATCGCAGTCTCGTCGGCGGACTCCGATGCCGAAGGCCCGAGCCCGTTCAACATCGATCTCCTCTCCGGTGGCGTGGTGGTCGAGTCCTACGAGAACCTTGGCCTCGGCAAGGGAGACCGCAACGTCGCCACCGTCATCAACGCCACGTCGACCAAGGTCAAGGTCGAGGTGCTGCTGGACGCCAAGACGGATCTGTCGAGCCAGATCGAGATTCTGCGACCCGGCAACTACGCACTGGAGAAGGCGGCGTCGACACCGGTCGCCGTCACCGGCCGCAAATTCGCCGGATCCGAATCAGCACGATCGGGGATCAACGGGCTGGCCGTCGCCGAGGACGTCACCATCGTGGTCGTCCCCGATCTGGTCACGGCCGCCACGAAGGCCGACGGGTCCTTGGATCTCGGCCTGTGGAAGGCCGTGCAGACCTCCCTCATCACGCACTGCGAACTCAACGGCAACCGCATGGCGATCCTGGATGCGCCTCCCGGGATGAGCCCGCAGCAGATCAAGGAATGGCGCAGTGGGGTGGCCATGTACGACTCGGCCTACGCCGCGCTGTACTACCCGTGGATCAAGGTCGAGAACCCCATCGGCACCAATGGCGACGCCGAGCTGATGATTCCGCCGAGCGGCCACATCGCCGGTGTCTGGGCCCGTACCGACGAGACGCGCGGCGTCTGGAAGGCGCCGGCCAACGACACCATCAGGGGCTGCCTGGATGTCGAGTACGGGGTCACCCAGAACGAGCAGGCCGTGTTGAACCCGATCGGTATCAACTGCATCCGCCCGTTCGGCACCAGGGGCATCCGGATCTGGGGCGCACGCACGCTGGCCAGTGACACGGACTGGCGCTACATCAACGTTCGTCGGCTGTTCAACATGGTGGAGGCGACGATCGCCGAGGGGACCCAGTGGGCGGTCTTCGAGCCGAACGACGTTGCTCTGTGGGAAGGCATCAAGCGGACGCTCAACGGGTTCCTGCGCGGGCTCTGGAGTGCGGGAGCGCTTTTCGGGCAGTCCGCCGACCAGGCCTTCTACGTCAAATGCGATTCCGAGACGAACCCGCCGGAGTCGATCGACCAGGGCCTGTTGATCGTCGAGGTCGGCATCGCACCCGTCAAGCCGGCTGAATTCGTCGTCTTCCGCATCGCACAGCACAAGCAGTCCGCCAACTGA